From one Salmo salar chromosome ssa09, Ssal_v3.1, whole genome shotgun sequence genomic stretch:
- the tbb2c gene encoding tubulin beta-2C chain isoform X1 — MREIVHLQAGQCGNQIGAKFWEVISDEHGIDPTGSYHGDSDLQLERINVYYNEASGGKYVPRAVLVDLEPGTMDSVRSGPFGQIFRPDNFVFGQSGAGNNWAKGHYTEGAELVDSVLDVVRKEAESCDCLQGFQLTHSLGGGTGSGMGTLLISKIREEYPDRIMNTFSVVPSPKVSDTVVEPYNATLSVHQLVENTDETYCIDNEALYDICFRTLKLTTPTYGDLNHLVSATMSGVTTCLRFPGQLNADLRKLAVNMVPFPRLHFFMPGFAPLTSRGSQQYRALTVPELTQQMFDSKNMMAACDPRHGRYLTVAAVFRGRMSMKEVDEQMLNVQNKNSSYFVEWIPNNVKTAVCDIPPRGLKMAATFIGNSTAIQELFKRISEQFTAMFRRKAFLHWYTGEGMDEMEFTEAESNMNDLVSEYQQYQDATAEDEGEFEEELGEEEMA; from the exons ATGAGGGAGATTGTTCATTTACAAGCTGGGCAGTGCGGTAATCAAATTGGCGCTAAG TTCTGGGAGGTGATCAGTGATGAGCATGGCATTGACCCCACTGGAAGTTACCATGGGGACAGTGATCTTCAGCTGGAAAGGATTAATGTGTACTACAATGAAGCTTCAG GTGGAAAGTATGTGCCACGTGCAGTGCTTGTGGACTTGGAGCCTGGGACCATGGACTCTGTGAGATCTGGACCATTTGGTCAGATCTTCAGGCCTGACAACTTTGTCTTCG GTCAGAGTGGCGCTGGTAACAACTGGGCAAAGGGCCACTACACTGAGGGTGCAGAGCTAGTTGACTCTGTCTTGGATGTAGTGAGGAAGGAAGCTGAGAGCTGTGACTGCCTCCAGGGCTTCCAGCTCACCCACTCCCTGGGAGGTGGAACTGGCTCTGGCATGGGCACCCTGCTCATCAGCAAGATCCGTGAAGAGTACCCTGATCGCATCATGAACACTTTTAGTGTGGTGCCCTCCCCTAAAGTATCAGACACCGTGGTGGAGCCCTACAACGCCACCCTCTCAGTCCACCAGCTGGTAGAGAACACAGACGAGACCTACTGCATCGACAACGAGGCGCTCTACGACATCTGCTTCCGTACCCTTAAACTCACCACACCCACCTACGGAGACCTCAACCACCTGGTGTCTGCCACCATGAGTGGGGTCACCACCTGTCTCCGCTTCCCCGGCCAGCTCAACGCCGACCTGCGCAAACTGGCAGTCAACATGGTGCCTTTCCCCCGTCTCCACTTCTTCATGCCCGGCTTTGCACCTCTCACCAGCAGGGGAAGCCAGCAGTACAGAGCCCTGACAGTTCCAGAGCTCACTCAGCAGATGTTTGACTCTAAGAACATGATGGCAGCCTGCGATCCCCGCCACGGACGCTATCTTACCGTAGCCGCAGTCTTCCGCGGGCGCATGTCCATGAAAGAGGTGGACGAGCAGATGCTGAACGTACAGAACAAGAACAGCAGCTACTTCGTTGAATGGATCCCAAACAACGTCAAGACAGCAGTCTGTGACATTCCTCCCCGTGGCCTCAAGATGGCCGCCACCTTCATCGGCAACAGCACTGCCATCCAGGAGCTGTTCAAGCGCATCTCTGAGCAGTTCACAGCTATGTTCCGCCGTAAAGCTTTCCTCCATTGGTACACCGGAGAGGGCATGGATGAGATGGAGTTCACCGAGGCAGAGAGCAACATGAATGATCTGGTGTCTGAGTACCAGCAGTACCAAGATGCCACTGCAGAAGATGAGGGAGAGTTTGAAGAGGAGTTGGGTGAAGAGGAGATggcttaa
- the tbb2c gene encoding Tubulin beta-2C chain, which yields MREIVHLQAGQCGNQIGAKFWEVISDEHGIDPTGSYHGDSDLQLERINVYYNEASGGKYVPRAVLVDLEPGTMDSVRSGPFGQIFRPDNFVFGQSGAGNNWAKGHYTEGAELVDSVLDEMEFTEAESNMNDLVSEYQQYQDATAEDEGEFEEELGEEEMA from the exons ATGAGGGAGATTGTTCATTTACAAGCTGGGCAGTGCGGTAATCAAATTGGCGCTAAG TTCTGGGAGGTGATCAGTGATGAGCATGGCATTGACCCCACTGGAAGTTACCATGGGGACAGTGATCTTCAGCTGGAAAGGATTAATGTGTACTACAATGAAGCTTCAG GTGGAAAGTATGTGCCACGTGCAGTGCTTGTGGACTTGGAGCCTGGGACCATGGACTCTGTGAGATCTGGACCATTTGGTCAGATCTTCAGGCCTGACAACTTTGTCTTCG GTCAGAGTGGCGCTGGTAACAACTGGGCAAAGGGCCACTACACTGAGGGTGCAGAGCTAGTTGACTCTGTCTTGGAT GAGATGGAGTTCACCGAGGCAGAGAGCAACATGAATGATCTGGTGTCTGAGTACCAGCAGTACCAAGATGCCACTGCAGAAGATGAGGGAGAGTTTGAAGAGGAGTTGGGTGAAGAGGAGATggcttaa